In the Oncorhynchus gorbuscha isolate QuinsamMale2020 ecotype Even-year linkage group LG05, OgorEven_v1.0, whole genome shotgun sequence genome, one interval contains:
- the LOC124035853 gene encoding UPF0547 protein C16orf87 homolog, translating into MYCRNKFYGVEVGFFQRNYRIRKHNMSVNKAKKVKMATKSCPECDQQIPVACKSCPCGYVFISRKLLNAKLGERSPPAIDKLDAKRRRTERIRREKINSPSTNDMENRRRCRSNSQSDQIRRGRGRPKTVGLKKQEEEKEKFEKEVDIYANLSDEKAFVFSVALAEINRKILGQRLIL; encoded by the exons ATGTATTGCAGAAATAAGTTTTACGGCGTTGAAGTAGGCTTTTTTCAAAGGAATTATCGGATAAGGAAACATAATATGTCGGTAAATAAAGCTAAGAAAGTAAAAATGGCTACCAAATCGTGCCCTGAGTGCGACCAACAG ATTCCAGTTGCTTGCAAGTCTTGTCCCTGTGGCTATGTATTCATTAGTCGAAAACTTCTAAATGCCAAACTGGGTGAGAGATCACCACCAGCAATAG ACAAGTTGGATGCAAAGAGGAGGAGAACTGAAAGAATTCGCAGAGAGAAGATCAACTCTCCGTCAACCAATGACATGGAGAATAGAAGGCGATGCCGCTCTAACAGCCAATCGGATCAGATCCGGAGAGGGCGGGGCAGGCCAAAGACAGTTGGGCTGAagaagcaggaggaggagaaag AAAAATTTGAGAAAGAAGTTGATATCTATGCCAACCTCTCAGATGAGAAAGCATTTGTGTTTTCGGTGGCATTGGCTGAGATCAACCGAAAGATCCTGGGCCAAAGACTGATCCTATAG